Proteins found in one Quercus robur chromosome 2, dhQueRobu3.1, whole genome shotgun sequence genomic segment:
- the LOC126714330 gene encoding PH, RCC1 and FYVE domains-containing protein 1 isoform X1: MGEASLATVPFDRAVEQAILSIKKGAHLLKCGRRGKPKLCPFRLSTDEKYLIWYSSQKEKQLKLSSVTDIISGQVSFQRQLQPGKECQSFSLIYGERSLDLICKDKLQADCWYVGLRAVISRFHHPRPLSSSRSRRGIQTCVNSPAGFFRRKHHLGILEDTTELSQVRSVCGSPSLSLSERCFSDGLSYSSDCFYSSESILSNMRNAMAISVPNSPYIEADNMNKKGSIYANAEYGKNVPHRHVMPCGSQQKEKNNILKDVMIWGEGVGGIVGGWVDKFGHHDGMQVDAVLPKLLESTMMFDVQNISLGGKHAALVTKNGEVFCWGEEKGGRLGHKINIDVSFPKIVEPLIGFHVKSVACGEYQTCAVTDSGELYTWGDNGCGADLMGEERNRSSWLPCKLSGPLEGVNISHVACGEWHTAIVSTSGQLFTYGDGTFGVLGHGNLQSVSQPKEVESLKGLWVKSVACGSWHTAAIVDVMVDRFKFNAKVGKLFTWGDGDEGKLGHATQGRKLLPTCVTQLLDHDFVQVSCGRMLTVGLTNLGTVYTMGSVVHGQLGNPQAKDKSITVVEGKLKEEFIKEISSGSNHIAVLTSSGSVFTWGKGANGQLGLGDLEDRYSPTLVETLRDRKVESISCGSSFTAAICLHKSVSVSDQSACSGCTLPFGFTRKKHNCYNCGLLFCRACCSKKVTNASLAPDSSKAFRVCNPCFTNLQKITQSGRLLKLESGSPRQLLTQRKVFTDEKEERGDVTPKWSQMLSIRQSCTRGSQYGGRKKLENKGENQYHSEPVSSSGGLPQWGQVPCPPLFKTCCPKNAGAIIPLAENQFSSVLPLHSVSAVSSDLNAEKGISKPDEMLMEEVQRLRAEARSLEKQCETRSQKIQECQQQIEETWSLAKEEASKCKAAKEVIKALALKLHTMSEKASSKKEGKDGIHVSLPQIAPVYADRIEGVHHMIVATHLPPEVGLSKDRQVDSLSNTPIVFSDTLKSKYGRQICHEKTRSVENSHDTRTESPKNGINESKPEWVEQYEPGVYITFTSLPSGQKGLKRVRFSRKRFTEREAVRWWEENQVIVYQKYDIEGYSNSS, from the exons ATGGGTGAAGCATCCTTAGCTACAGTACCCTTTGACAGAGCAGTTGAACAG GCAATTTTATCCATAAAGAAGGGTGCACACCTTTTGAAGTGTGGAAGAAGAGGGAAGCCCAAACTTTGCCCTTTCAGACTTTCCACG GATGAGAAATACTTGATTTGGTATTCCAGCCAGaaggaaaaacaattaaaattgaGCTCTGTTACTGACATAATTTCTGGACAG GTAAGCTTTCAGAGGCAGCTTCAACCTGGAAAGGAATGTCAGTCATTTTCACTTATCTATGGTGAACGCTCACTTGATCTG ATATGCAAGGACAAATTGCAGGCTGATTGTTGGTATGTTGGCTTGAGAGCTGTAATATCTAGGTTTCACCATCCAAGACCGCTAAGCAGTTCAAGGAGCCGCAGAGGGATACAAACTTGTGTCAACAGTCCTGCTGGTTTTTTTCGGAGAAAGCATCATCTAGGAATTCTGGAGGATACAACTGAACTTTCGCAG GTGCGCAGTGTATGTGGAAGTCCTAGTCTATCACTTTCAGAGAGGTGCTTTTCTGATGGCTTATCGTATTCTTCTGATTGCTTTTATTCATCGGAGTCGATCCTATCAAATATGCGAAATGCAATGGCTATTTCGGTTCCAAATTCTCCGTATATTGAAGCAGATAATATGAACAAGAAAGGATCAATTTATGCTAATGCAGAATATGGAAAGAATGTGCCTCATAGGCATGTTATGCCTTGTGGATctcagcaaaaagaaaagaacaatatTTTGAAGGATGTTATGATTTGGGGTGAAGGAGTAGGAGGGATTGTTGGTGGTTGGGTGGATAAGTTTGGTCACCATGATGGAATGCAAGTAGATGCTGTATTACCCAAATTGTTGGAATCCACCATGATGTTTGATGTGCAGAACATATCTTTAGGAGGGAAACATGCTGCCTTAGTTACCAAAAATGGGGAAGTATTTTGTTGGGGTGAGGAGAAGGGGGGTAGACTAGGGCACAAAATTAATATAGATGTGAGCTTTCCCAAAATTGTTGAACCCCTTATAGGGTTCCATGTAAAATCTGTTGCCTGTGGTGAATATCAAACATGTGCTGTGACAGACTCTGGTGAGCTATATACATGGGGTGATAATGGTTGTGGTGCTGATTTAATGGGTGAGGAGAGAAATAGAAGTTCGTGGTTGCCATGTAAACTTTCTGGCCCTTTGGAGGGTGTAAATATATCACATGTTGCTTGTGGGGAATGGCATACGGCGATAGTTTCCACTTCTGGGCAGTTATTTACATATGGAGATGGGACTTTTGGAGTTCTTGGGCATGGTAATCTTCAAAGTGTTTCTCAACCAAAAGAAGTGGAATCTCTCAAAGGTTTGTGGGTAAAATCTGTTGCATGTGGATCATGGCATACAGCTGCTATTGTTGATGTCATGGTTGACCGTTTCAAGTTTAATGCTAAAGTTGGGAAATTATTTACATGGGGTGATGGGGATGAAGGAAAGCTTGGGCATGCTACTCAAGGGAGAAAGCTTTTACCAACATGTGTTACACAACTCTTAGATCATGATTTTGTTCAAGTTTCTTGTGGAAGAATGTTGACAGTTGGGCTTACCAATTTGGGTACAGTTTATACAATGGGAAGTGTGGTTCATGGGCAGTTAGGGAATCCACAGGCCAAAGATAAATCAATCACAGTTGTTGAAGGGAAGCTTAAAGAAGAGTTTATTAAGGAGATATCATCTGGTTCAAATCATATTGCTGTCTTGACATCTAGTGGAAGTGTGTTTACATGGGGAAAAGGTGCAAATGGGCAGTTAGGATTAGGTGATTTAGAAGATAGATACTCACCAACTTTAGTGGAGACCTTGAGGGACAGAAAAGTGGAAAGTATCTCTTGTGGATCAAGTTTCACGGCTGCAATCTGCCTACACAAATCTGTTTCTGTTAGTGACCAATCAGCCTGTAGTGGATGTACATTGCCCTTTGGGTTTACAAGGAAGAAGCATAACTGTTATAACTGTGGTCTCTTGTTCTGCCGTGCATGTTGTAGTAAGAAGGTTACAAATGCCTCTTTGGCACCTGATTCAAGCAAGGCTTTTCGAGTCTGTAATCCATGTTTTACTAATTTGCAGAAAATTACACAGTCAGGTAGGCTTTTAAAACTAGAAAGTGGCAGTCCAAGGCAACTATTGACCCAACGAAAAGTATTCActgatgagaaagaagaaagggGAGATGTAACTCCCAAATGGAGTCAGATGTTGTCAATTAGACAATCTTGTACCAGAGGAAGCCAATATGGTGGAAGGaagaaattagaaaacaaaGGGGAAAACCAGTACCATTCAGAACCTGTTTCTTCTTCAGGTGGGCTGCCACAATGGGGGCAAGTCCCATGCCCTCCTCTGTTTAAAACATGTTGTCCAAAAAATGCTGGAGCAATTATTCCTCTAGCAGAAAATCAGTTTTCTTCTGTTTTGCCACTTCATTCTGTATCTGCTGTTTCCAGCGACTTAAATGCAGAGAAAGGTATATCTAAGCCAGATGAGATGCTCATGGAAGAAGTGCAGAGGCTGAGGGCTGag gCTAGGAGTCTTGAAAAGCAATGTGAGACTAGAAGCCAGAAGATTCAAGAATGTCAACAACAAATTGAGGAAACTTGGTCCCTGGCAAAGGAAGAAGCTTCCAAGTGTAAGGCAGCAAAAGAGGTCATAAAAGCTTTGGCACTAAAG CTTCATACAATGTCAGAGAAAGCCTCTTCTAAAAAGGAAGGCAAGGACGGAATTCATGTGAGTCTGCCTCAAATTGCGCCAGTATATGCAGATCGCATTGAGGGTGTGCACCATATGATTGTGGCTACACATTTGCCTCCTGAAGTAGGATTATCAAAAGACAGACAAGTAGATAGTCTATCTAATACACCTATTGTATTCTCTGATACATTAAAATCCAAGTATGGGAGACAAATTTGCCATGAAAAAACTAGATCAGTTGAGAACTCACATGACACAAGAACTGAATCTCCAAAGAATGGAATTAATGAATCGAAGCCTGAATGGGTGGAACAGTATGAACCTGGGGTATATATCACATTTACAAGTTTGCCAAGCGGGCAAAAGGGGCTGAAGCGAGTGAGATTTAG CCGAAAGCGATTCACTGAGAGGGAAGCTGTGCGATGGTGGGAGGAGAACCAAGTTATTGTGTATCAAAAATATGACATTGAAGGATATAGCAACTCATCATAA
- the LOC126714330 gene encoding PH, RCC1 and FYVE domains-containing protein 1 isoform X3 produces MIFVDEKYLIWYSSQKEKQLKLSSVTDIISGQVSFQRQLQPGKECQSFSLIYGERSLDLICKDKLQADCWYVGLRAVISRFHHPRPLSSSRSRRGIQTCVNSPAGFFRRKHHLGILEDTTELSQVRSVCGSPSLSLSERCFSDGLSYSSDCFYSSESILSNMRNAMAISVPNSPYIEADNMNKKGSIYANAEYGKNVPHRHVMPCGSQQKEKNNILKDVMIWGEGVGGIVGGWVDKFGHHDGMQVDAVLPKLLESTMMFDVQNISLGGKHAALVTKNGEVFCWGEEKGGRLGHKINIDVSFPKIVEPLIGFHVKSVACGEYQTCAVTDSGELYTWGDNGCGADLMGEERNRSSWLPCKLSGPLEGVNISHVACGEWHTAIVSTSGQLFTYGDGTFGVLGHGNLQSVSQPKEVESLKGLWVKSVACGSWHTAAIVDVMVDRFKFNAKVGKLFTWGDGDEGKLGHATQGRKLLPTCVTQLLDHDFVQVSCGRMLTVGLTNLGTVYTMGSVVHGQLGNPQAKDKSITVVEGKLKEEFIKEISSGSNHIAVLTSSGSVFTWGKGANGQLGLGDLEDRYSPTLVETLRDRKVESISCGSSFTAAICLHKSVSVSDQSACSGCTLPFGFTRKKHNCYNCGLLFCRACCSKKVTNASLAPDSSKAFRVCNPCFTNLQKITQSGRLLKLESGSPRQLLTQRKVFTDEKEERGDVTPKWSQMLSIRQSCTRGSQYGGRKKLENKGENQYHSEPVSSSGGLPQWGQVPCPPLFKTCCPKNAGAIIPLAENQFSSVLPLHSVSAVSSDLNAEKGISKPDEMLMEEVQRLRAEARSLEKQCETRSQKIQECQQQIEETWSLAKEEASKCKAAKEVIKALALKLHTMSEKASSKKEGKDGIHVSLPQIAPVYADRIEGVHHMIVATHLPPEVGLSKDRQVDSLSNTPIVFSDTLKSKYGRQICHEKTRSVENSHDTRTESPKNGINESKPEWVEQYEPGVYITFTSLPSGQKGLKRVRFSRKRFTEREAVRWWEENQVIVYQKYDIEGYSNSS; encoded by the exons ATGATATTTGTG GATGAGAAATACTTGATTTGGTATTCCAGCCAGaaggaaaaacaattaaaattgaGCTCTGTTACTGACATAATTTCTGGACAG GTAAGCTTTCAGAGGCAGCTTCAACCTGGAAAGGAATGTCAGTCATTTTCACTTATCTATGGTGAACGCTCACTTGATCTG ATATGCAAGGACAAATTGCAGGCTGATTGTTGGTATGTTGGCTTGAGAGCTGTAATATCTAGGTTTCACCATCCAAGACCGCTAAGCAGTTCAAGGAGCCGCAGAGGGATACAAACTTGTGTCAACAGTCCTGCTGGTTTTTTTCGGAGAAAGCATCATCTAGGAATTCTGGAGGATACAACTGAACTTTCGCAG GTGCGCAGTGTATGTGGAAGTCCTAGTCTATCACTTTCAGAGAGGTGCTTTTCTGATGGCTTATCGTATTCTTCTGATTGCTTTTATTCATCGGAGTCGATCCTATCAAATATGCGAAATGCAATGGCTATTTCGGTTCCAAATTCTCCGTATATTGAAGCAGATAATATGAACAAGAAAGGATCAATTTATGCTAATGCAGAATATGGAAAGAATGTGCCTCATAGGCATGTTATGCCTTGTGGATctcagcaaaaagaaaagaacaatatTTTGAAGGATGTTATGATTTGGGGTGAAGGAGTAGGAGGGATTGTTGGTGGTTGGGTGGATAAGTTTGGTCACCATGATGGAATGCAAGTAGATGCTGTATTACCCAAATTGTTGGAATCCACCATGATGTTTGATGTGCAGAACATATCTTTAGGAGGGAAACATGCTGCCTTAGTTACCAAAAATGGGGAAGTATTTTGTTGGGGTGAGGAGAAGGGGGGTAGACTAGGGCACAAAATTAATATAGATGTGAGCTTTCCCAAAATTGTTGAACCCCTTATAGGGTTCCATGTAAAATCTGTTGCCTGTGGTGAATATCAAACATGTGCTGTGACAGACTCTGGTGAGCTATATACATGGGGTGATAATGGTTGTGGTGCTGATTTAATGGGTGAGGAGAGAAATAGAAGTTCGTGGTTGCCATGTAAACTTTCTGGCCCTTTGGAGGGTGTAAATATATCACATGTTGCTTGTGGGGAATGGCATACGGCGATAGTTTCCACTTCTGGGCAGTTATTTACATATGGAGATGGGACTTTTGGAGTTCTTGGGCATGGTAATCTTCAAAGTGTTTCTCAACCAAAAGAAGTGGAATCTCTCAAAGGTTTGTGGGTAAAATCTGTTGCATGTGGATCATGGCATACAGCTGCTATTGTTGATGTCATGGTTGACCGTTTCAAGTTTAATGCTAAAGTTGGGAAATTATTTACATGGGGTGATGGGGATGAAGGAAAGCTTGGGCATGCTACTCAAGGGAGAAAGCTTTTACCAACATGTGTTACACAACTCTTAGATCATGATTTTGTTCAAGTTTCTTGTGGAAGAATGTTGACAGTTGGGCTTACCAATTTGGGTACAGTTTATACAATGGGAAGTGTGGTTCATGGGCAGTTAGGGAATCCACAGGCCAAAGATAAATCAATCACAGTTGTTGAAGGGAAGCTTAAAGAAGAGTTTATTAAGGAGATATCATCTGGTTCAAATCATATTGCTGTCTTGACATCTAGTGGAAGTGTGTTTACATGGGGAAAAGGTGCAAATGGGCAGTTAGGATTAGGTGATTTAGAAGATAGATACTCACCAACTTTAGTGGAGACCTTGAGGGACAGAAAAGTGGAAAGTATCTCTTGTGGATCAAGTTTCACGGCTGCAATCTGCCTACACAAATCTGTTTCTGTTAGTGACCAATCAGCCTGTAGTGGATGTACATTGCCCTTTGGGTTTACAAGGAAGAAGCATAACTGTTATAACTGTGGTCTCTTGTTCTGCCGTGCATGTTGTAGTAAGAAGGTTACAAATGCCTCTTTGGCACCTGATTCAAGCAAGGCTTTTCGAGTCTGTAATCCATGTTTTACTAATTTGCAGAAAATTACACAGTCAGGTAGGCTTTTAAAACTAGAAAGTGGCAGTCCAAGGCAACTATTGACCCAACGAAAAGTATTCActgatgagaaagaagaaagggGAGATGTAACTCCCAAATGGAGTCAGATGTTGTCAATTAGACAATCTTGTACCAGAGGAAGCCAATATGGTGGAAGGaagaaattagaaaacaaaGGGGAAAACCAGTACCATTCAGAACCTGTTTCTTCTTCAGGTGGGCTGCCACAATGGGGGCAAGTCCCATGCCCTCCTCTGTTTAAAACATGTTGTCCAAAAAATGCTGGAGCAATTATTCCTCTAGCAGAAAATCAGTTTTCTTCTGTTTTGCCACTTCATTCTGTATCTGCTGTTTCCAGCGACTTAAATGCAGAGAAAGGTATATCTAAGCCAGATGAGATGCTCATGGAAGAAGTGCAGAGGCTGAGGGCTGag gCTAGGAGTCTTGAAAAGCAATGTGAGACTAGAAGCCAGAAGATTCAAGAATGTCAACAACAAATTGAGGAAACTTGGTCCCTGGCAAAGGAAGAAGCTTCCAAGTGTAAGGCAGCAAAAGAGGTCATAAAAGCTTTGGCACTAAAG CTTCATACAATGTCAGAGAAAGCCTCTTCTAAAAAGGAAGGCAAGGACGGAATTCATGTGAGTCTGCCTCAAATTGCGCCAGTATATGCAGATCGCATTGAGGGTGTGCACCATATGATTGTGGCTACACATTTGCCTCCTGAAGTAGGATTATCAAAAGACAGACAAGTAGATAGTCTATCTAATACACCTATTGTATTCTCTGATACATTAAAATCCAAGTATGGGAGACAAATTTGCCATGAAAAAACTAGATCAGTTGAGAACTCACATGACACAAGAACTGAATCTCCAAAGAATGGAATTAATGAATCGAAGCCTGAATGGGTGGAACAGTATGAACCTGGGGTATATATCACATTTACAAGTTTGCCAAGCGGGCAAAAGGGGCTGAAGCGAGTGAGATTTAG CCGAAAGCGATTCACTGAGAGGGAAGCTGTGCGATGGTGGGAGGAGAACCAAGTTATTGTGTATCAAAAATATGACATTGAAGGATATAGCAACTCATCATAA
- the LOC126714330 gene encoding PH, RCC1 and FYVE domains-containing protein 1 isoform X2: MGEASLATVPFDRAVEQAILSIKKGAHLLKCGRRGKPKLCPFRLSTDEKYLIWYSSQKEKQLKLSSVTDIISGQRQLQPGKECQSFSLIYGERSLDLICKDKLQADCWYVGLRAVISRFHHPRPLSSSRSRRGIQTCVNSPAGFFRRKHHLGILEDTTELSQVRSVCGSPSLSLSERCFSDGLSYSSDCFYSSESILSNMRNAMAISVPNSPYIEADNMNKKGSIYANAEYGKNVPHRHVMPCGSQQKEKNNILKDVMIWGEGVGGIVGGWVDKFGHHDGMQVDAVLPKLLESTMMFDVQNISLGGKHAALVTKNGEVFCWGEEKGGRLGHKINIDVSFPKIVEPLIGFHVKSVACGEYQTCAVTDSGELYTWGDNGCGADLMGEERNRSSWLPCKLSGPLEGVNISHVACGEWHTAIVSTSGQLFTYGDGTFGVLGHGNLQSVSQPKEVESLKGLWVKSVACGSWHTAAIVDVMVDRFKFNAKVGKLFTWGDGDEGKLGHATQGRKLLPTCVTQLLDHDFVQVSCGRMLTVGLTNLGTVYTMGSVVHGQLGNPQAKDKSITVVEGKLKEEFIKEISSGSNHIAVLTSSGSVFTWGKGANGQLGLGDLEDRYSPTLVETLRDRKVESISCGSSFTAAICLHKSVSVSDQSACSGCTLPFGFTRKKHNCYNCGLLFCRACCSKKVTNASLAPDSSKAFRVCNPCFTNLQKITQSGRLLKLESGSPRQLLTQRKVFTDEKEERGDVTPKWSQMLSIRQSCTRGSQYGGRKKLENKGENQYHSEPVSSSGGLPQWGQVPCPPLFKTCCPKNAGAIIPLAENQFSSVLPLHSVSAVSSDLNAEKGISKPDEMLMEEVQRLRAEARSLEKQCETRSQKIQECQQQIEETWSLAKEEASKCKAAKEVIKALALKLHTMSEKASSKKEGKDGIHVSLPQIAPVYADRIEGVHHMIVATHLPPEVGLSKDRQVDSLSNTPIVFSDTLKSKYGRQICHEKTRSVENSHDTRTESPKNGINESKPEWVEQYEPGVYITFTSLPSGQKGLKRVRFSRKRFTEREAVRWWEENQVIVYQKYDIEGYSNSS; the protein is encoded by the exons ATGGGTGAAGCATCCTTAGCTACAGTACCCTTTGACAGAGCAGTTGAACAG GCAATTTTATCCATAAAGAAGGGTGCACACCTTTTGAAGTGTGGAAGAAGAGGGAAGCCCAAACTTTGCCCTTTCAGACTTTCCACG GATGAGAAATACTTGATTTGGTATTCCAGCCAGaaggaaaaacaattaaaattgaGCTCTGTTACTGACATAATTTCTGGACAG AGGCAGCTTCAACCTGGAAAGGAATGTCAGTCATTTTCACTTATCTATGGTGAACGCTCACTTGATCTG ATATGCAAGGACAAATTGCAGGCTGATTGTTGGTATGTTGGCTTGAGAGCTGTAATATCTAGGTTTCACCATCCAAGACCGCTAAGCAGTTCAAGGAGCCGCAGAGGGATACAAACTTGTGTCAACAGTCCTGCTGGTTTTTTTCGGAGAAAGCATCATCTAGGAATTCTGGAGGATACAACTGAACTTTCGCAG GTGCGCAGTGTATGTGGAAGTCCTAGTCTATCACTTTCAGAGAGGTGCTTTTCTGATGGCTTATCGTATTCTTCTGATTGCTTTTATTCATCGGAGTCGATCCTATCAAATATGCGAAATGCAATGGCTATTTCGGTTCCAAATTCTCCGTATATTGAAGCAGATAATATGAACAAGAAAGGATCAATTTATGCTAATGCAGAATATGGAAAGAATGTGCCTCATAGGCATGTTATGCCTTGTGGATctcagcaaaaagaaaagaacaatatTTTGAAGGATGTTATGATTTGGGGTGAAGGAGTAGGAGGGATTGTTGGTGGTTGGGTGGATAAGTTTGGTCACCATGATGGAATGCAAGTAGATGCTGTATTACCCAAATTGTTGGAATCCACCATGATGTTTGATGTGCAGAACATATCTTTAGGAGGGAAACATGCTGCCTTAGTTACCAAAAATGGGGAAGTATTTTGTTGGGGTGAGGAGAAGGGGGGTAGACTAGGGCACAAAATTAATATAGATGTGAGCTTTCCCAAAATTGTTGAACCCCTTATAGGGTTCCATGTAAAATCTGTTGCCTGTGGTGAATATCAAACATGTGCTGTGACAGACTCTGGTGAGCTATATACATGGGGTGATAATGGTTGTGGTGCTGATTTAATGGGTGAGGAGAGAAATAGAAGTTCGTGGTTGCCATGTAAACTTTCTGGCCCTTTGGAGGGTGTAAATATATCACATGTTGCTTGTGGGGAATGGCATACGGCGATAGTTTCCACTTCTGGGCAGTTATTTACATATGGAGATGGGACTTTTGGAGTTCTTGGGCATGGTAATCTTCAAAGTGTTTCTCAACCAAAAGAAGTGGAATCTCTCAAAGGTTTGTGGGTAAAATCTGTTGCATGTGGATCATGGCATACAGCTGCTATTGTTGATGTCATGGTTGACCGTTTCAAGTTTAATGCTAAAGTTGGGAAATTATTTACATGGGGTGATGGGGATGAAGGAAAGCTTGGGCATGCTACTCAAGGGAGAAAGCTTTTACCAACATGTGTTACACAACTCTTAGATCATGATTTTGTTCAAGTTTCTTGTGGAAGAATGTTGACAGTTGGGCTTACCAATTTGGGTACAGTTTATACAATGGGAAGTGTGGTTCATGGGCAGTTAGGGAATCCACAGGCCAAAGATAAATCAATCACAGTTGTTGAAGGGAAGCTTAAAGAAGAGTTTATTAAGGAGATATCATCTGGTTCAAATCATATTGCTGTCTTGACATCTAGTGGAAGTGTGTTTACATGGGGAAAAGGTGCAAATGGGCAGTTAGGATTAGGTGATTTAGAAGATAGATACTCACCAACTTTAGTGGAGACCTTGAGGGACAGAAAAGTGGAAAGTATCTCTTGTGGATCAAGTTTCACGGCTGCAATCTGCCTACACAAATCTGTTTCTGTTAGTGACCAATCAGCCTGTAGTGGATGTACATTGCCCTTTGGGTTTACAAGGAAGAAGCATAACTGTTATAACTGTGGTCTCTTGTTCTGCCGTGCATGTTGTAGTAAGAAGGTTACAAATGCCTCTTTGGCACCTGATTCAAGCAAGGCTTTTCGAGTCTGTAATCCATGTTTTACTAATTTGCAGAAAATTACACAGTCAGGTAGGCTTTTAAAACTAGAAAGTGGCAGTCCAAGGCAACTATTGACCCAACGAAAAGTATTCActgatgagaaagaagaaagggGAGATGTAACTCCCAAATGGAGTCAGATGTTGTCAATTAGACAATCTTGTACCAGAGGAAGCCAATATGGTGGAAGGaagaaattagaaaacaaaGGGGAAAACCAGTACCATTCAGAACCTGTTTCTTCTTCAGGTGGGCTGCCACAATGGGGGCAAGTCCCATGCCCTCCTCTGTTTAAAACATGTTGTCCAAAAAATGCTGGAGCAATTATTCCTCTAGCAGAAAATCAGTTTTCTTCTGTTTTGCCACTTCATTCTGTATCTGCTGTTTCCAGCGACTTAAATGCAGAGAAAGGTATATCTAAGCCAGATGAGATGCTCATGGAAGAAGTGCAGAGGCTGAGGGCTGag gCTAGGAGTCTTGAAAAGCAATGTGAGACTAGAAGCCAGAAGATTCAAGAATGTCAACAACAAATTGAGGAAACTTGGTCCCTGGCAAAGGAAGAAGCTTCCAAGTGTAAGGCAGCAAAAGAGGTCATAAAAGCTTTGGCACTAAAG CTTCATACAATGTCAGAGAAAGCCTCTTCTAAAAAGGAAGGCAAGGACGGAATTCATGTGAGTCTGCCTCAAATTGCGCCAGTATATGCAGATCGCATTGAGGGTGTGCACCATATGATTGTGGCTACACATTTGCCTCCTGAAGTAGGATTATCAAAAGACAGACAAGTAGATAGTCTATCTAATACACCTATTGTATTCTCTGATACATTAAAATCCAAGTATGGGAGACAAATTTGCCATGAAAAAACTAGATCAGTTGAGAACTCACATGACACAAGAACTGAATCTCCAAAGAATGGAATTAATGAATCGAAGCCTGAATGGGTGGAACAGTATGAACCTGGGGTATATATCACATTTACAAGTTTGCCAAGCGGGCAAAAGGGGCTGAAGCGAGTGAGATTTAG CCGAAAGCGATTCACTGAGAGGGAAGCTGTGCGATGGTGGGAGGAGAACCAAGTTATTGTGTATCAAAAATATGACATTGAAGGATATAGCAACTCATCATAA